One region of Wyeomyia smithii strain HCP4-BCI-WySm-NY-G18 chromosome 3, ASM2978416v1, whole genome shotgun sequence genomic DNA includes:
- the LOC129732209 gene encoding uncharacterized protein LOC129732209 — translation MLRITSDRKRRILNRIVIGDVANSKSQTPDLGKAGSCVSCSRSDSYDNLVQCDQCDEWRHMRCAGVTESIADQSWVCRGCVPHSVISSSSSKSARIGLRIQQLEEERAIQQRELEAERKALEQERKAIQEKYRLLEEQLSNTRDDVSSGSRVSRQLSMGRVRNEQMKEGAAAEAVDEDELHHQDDTNRSVMNGKNNFNVQQIHQSNQQSTIMEKFDMQRNQSDHPGDRR, via the coding sequence ATGTTGCGAATAACGAGTGATCGCAAACGCCGGATCCTAAATAGAATTGTCATTGGCGATGTTGCGAATAGCAAATCGCAAACACCAGATTTAGGAAAAGCGGGAAGCTGCGTCAGCTGTTCGCGCTCCGATTCCTATGACAATCTTGTCCAGTGTGACCAGTGTGACGAGTGGCGGCACATGCGATGTGCGGGAGTAACTGAATCAATTGCAGATCAGTCATGGGTATGCCGCGGTTGTGTACCGCACAGTGTGATTTCATCTTCCAGTAGTAAATCTGCACGTATAGGTCTACGAATTCAGCAGCTGGAGGAAGAGCGCGCAATTCAGCAGCGCGAGTTGGAGGCAGAGAGAAAGGCATTGGAGCAAGAGAGGAAAGCGATACAAGAGAAATATAGGCTCCTGGAAGAGCAGTTATCAAATACGAGAGACGACGTTAGTAGTGGTAGCCGAGTGAGTCGGCAATTGAGCATGGGACGCGTTCGCAACGAACAAATGAAGGAAGGTGCCGCAGCTGAAGCAGTAGATGAGGATGAACTACATCATCAAGATGATACCAATAGGTCGGTGATGAATGGCAAGAATAATTTCAACGTACAGCAAATACACCAATCCAACCAACAGTCAACAATAATGGAAAAATTTGATATGCAGAGGAATCAGAGTGATCACCCAGGTGACCGGAGGTAA